A window from Kwoniella pini CBS 10737 chromosome 1, complete sequence encodes these proteins:
- a CDS encoding OPT family small oligopeptide transporter, with product MSTIERNVRNRFSQDEIIPTHEIPINDETPSSSSPSEEYKERDIEKASSDNDLPAANIAILENEELTPDRAFDVKVSGDQSPFPEVAACVPNWDDTTALCNTVRVWILVTIFVIVFAGANQFFGLRYPSLSIGYVVAQLLVHPIGKAWEKLPRWRVPLGRFTFDINPGPWSIKEHSLIAICVNLTGGTAYAMGSLVAIISPVYWDRDYGPGFSFLYLLTTQALGFGLAGLCRRWLVYPAALIWPSSLPSTVLLRALHEPQDHSPANGWTITRYRYFIYLTVGAFTWFWFPDYIWTSLSTFAFVTWIAPNNQKVNAIFGMSSGLGLLPISFDWTQITYAFSPASPLTTPFYITCNAYATIVIFYLFLSPILYYTNTWQSAHLPLLSSSTFDNTGKTYNVSRVVNKLTLDFQLDKYKEYSPMYVSMSYSLTYGLSFAAVTAVCFYTVLYNGKEIWARFKDAKHGGEDIHKRLMASYKEVPDWWYGVLTAVVLGLGIFVTKYWDTGLPVWGFIFICFGMGVVLIIPEGILEGTTNQRIFLNIITELIAGYIWPGKPIANMMVKMYGYNTVKHGMDFAQDLKLGQYMKVPPRTLFFAQIYSTILAAAVQTGVLRWMIGHIEDLCSPTNKNRFTCAGAKVVYNASIIWGTIGPQRMFQSGQTYNALVYFFLIGPVVTVLVWLVYRRYPNSWLKFVNVPIFFNAAGNIPPATTTQYSLWFIAGFFFNYLLRKRAFAWWKRYNYLTQAALDTGTALATIIIFFALSYNNITLKWWGNTVGSNTMDAKGTPWKTVPTGTHFGPGPGEF from the exons atgTCGACTATTGAACGCAATGTGCGAAATCGATTTagtcaagatgaaattatacCTACACATGAAATACcaataaatgatgaaactccttcatcttcttctccaagtgaagaatataaagaaagagatattgaaaaagcttcttctgataatgatttaccAGCAGCAAATATAGcaattttagaaaatgaagaacTTACACCTGATAGAGCTTTTGATGTTAAAGTATCAGGAGATCAATCTCCAT TTCCAGAAGTAGCTGCTTGTGTACCTAATTGGGATGATACTACTGCTTTGTGTAACA CTGTTCGAGTTTGGATTTTGGTCACCATTTTTGTTATTGTCTTTGCTGGTGCCAATCAGTTCTTCGGCTTGAGATAT CCATCTCTCTCCATCGGATATGTGGTGGCACAATTACTTGTCCATCCAATTGGAAAAGCTTGGGAAAAGCTTCCTCGTTGGAGAGTACCTCTTGGACGATTCACTTTCGACATCAACCCCGGACCTTGGAGTATCAAGGAGCATTCTCTAATCGCTATTTGTGTCAATTTAACAGGAGGAACAGCCTACGCTATGGGTTCTTTAGTAGCTATCATTAGTCCCGTATATTGGGATAGGGATTATGGACCTGGGTTTTCTTTCTTATATCTTCTCACAACTCAAGCATTAGG TTTCGGATTAGCAGGTCTTTGTAGAAGATGGCTAGTTTATCCTGCTGCTTTAATATGGccatcatctttaccttcaactGTTCTACTCAGAGCATTACATGAACCTCAAGATCATTCACCTGCAAATGGTTGGACTATAACTAGATATAGATATTTCATTTACTTGACGGTTGGAGCTTTCACTTGGTTCTGGTTCCCCGATTATATTTGGACTTCCTTGAGTACCTTTGCTTTTGTAACTTGGATTGCACCCAATAACCAAAAAGTCAATGCTATTTTCGGA ATGAGCTCTGGTTTAGGATTATTGCCCATTTCTTTCGATTGGACTCAAATCACATATGCTTTCTCCCCTGCTTCTCCCCTTACAACACCATTTTATATCACCTGTAACGCTTATGCCACGATCGTCATCTTTTACCTGTTCCTATCGCCAATCTTATACTACACTAACACATGGCAAAGTGCTCA CCTACCCCTTTTGTCAAGTAGTACATTCGATAACACCGGAAAAACATACAATGTCTCTCGGGTAGTCAACAAATTAACTCTCGATTTCCAATTAGACAAATACAAGGAATATTCCCCAATGTATGTAAGTATGTCATATTCATTGACATACGGTTTATCATTCGCTGCAGTAACAGCTGTATGCTTTTATACTGTATTATataatggaaaagaaatttggGCAAGATTTAAAGATGCTAAACATGGTGGAGAAGATATTCATAAAAGATTAATGGCATCTTATAAAGAAGTTCCAGATTGGTGGTATGGTGTACTTACTGCTGTTGTACTTGGTCTTGGTATTTTCGTAACGAAATATTGGGATACAGGACTACCAGTTTGGggatttattttcatttgttttgGTATGGGTGTCGTTTTAATAATTCCAGAAGGTATTTTAGAGGGAACTACAAATCAAAGAA TCTTTTTAAATATTATTACTGAATTAATTGCTGGATATATTTGGCCAGGTAAACCAATTGCTAATATGATGGTTAAAATGTACGGTTATAATACTGTTAAACATGGAATGGATTTTGCTcaagatttaaaattggGTCAATATATGAAAGTACCACCTAGAACTTTATTTTTCGCTCAAATTTATTCTACAATTTTAGCAGCTGCTGTACAAACTGGTGTTTTAAGATGGATGATTGGTcatattgaagatttatGTTCACCAACAAACAAAAATAGATTTACTTGTGCAGGTGCTAAAGTAGTTTATAATGCTTCTATTATTTGGGGAACAATTGGACCTCAAAGAATGTTTCAAAGTGGTCAAACCTATAACGCTTTGGTTTATTTCTTCCTCATAGGT CCTGTGGTTACTGTTCTTGTATGGCTAGTGTACAGAAGATATCCTAATAGTTGGCTCAAATTCGTTAATGTaccaatcttcttcaatgcCGCTGGTAATATCCCTCCCGCCACAACCA CCCAATATTCCCTCTGGTTCATCGCTggattcttcttcaactactTGCTCCGAAAGAGAGCTTTCGCCTGGTGGAAGAGATACAACT ATCTTACCCAAGCTGCTTTAGATACAGGAACAGCCCTTGCTAcgattatcatcttcttcgctTTGAGCTATAACAACATTACCCTCAAATGGTGGGGTAATACTGTAGGATCAAATACAATGGATGCCAAGGGTACACCTTGGAAGACTGTTCCAACTGGTACACACTTCGGTCCAGGCCCTGGAGAATTTTAG